The nucleotide sequence ATCTCGTGCTCCGCGTCGAAGGACTCGGGCACCTGGAGATCGCGGGCGATCTCCTGCTGCTGCGACGCGGCGGCCAGGTCGGTCATGCTCGTTCCTCACACTTCGGCGGCGGCCCTCACCTGCGGGCCGGGTGCCATTCTGGCAAACGCCCCTTCCGCCGGCACGCGACGGGTCACGCCCGCTGCCCGGCCTCCCTCGCCGCGCGCTCCACCCGCGCCCGGTGCTCCTCCCACCAGGCCGGGTCGTCCGACGGCATGCTGGTGTCGCCCCGGTCCATGCCGGTGGCGCCGTCCATGAGCTCCCGGACGACGTCGGCGTGCCCGGCGTGGCGCTGGGTGTCGGCGAGGACACGTACGACGGCGTGGTGCAGGGTCACCTCGTCCCGGCCGCTCGGCCACCAGGGCACCCGGCCGACGGTGTCCAGCGGCAGCGCCTCTACGGTCGCGTCCGCGTGCGCCCAGGCCCGTCGGTAGAGGCCCACGATGTCCGCGCGCGACTCCTCTGGGGTGGCCCACATGTCCGCGTTGGTCTCCGCGGCCTCGGAGAGCCAGGGCAGCTCCTCGCCGGACGGGCGTCCGAAGGTGTCCCCGAGGTAGCCCAGCTCGATCCCGGCCGCGTGCTTGACCAGGCCCAGGAGGTTGGTGCCCGTCGGGGTGAGCGGGCGGCGGGCGTCGTACTCCGAGAGCCCGTCGAGCTTCCAGAGCAGGGCTTCGCGGGCGGACCGCAGATAGCGGAGCAGGTCGGCCTTGGGGCCGGGCGGGGTCATGGGGTGCCTTCCTCTTTCCCGGCCAGGAGGTGCCGGAGGCCGGACCGGTAGCGGGACGTCGCGCCGACGGACCGGGCGTCCCGGCGGCGGACGGTCAGGCGGGGCTCGTCGGTCCGCGTCACAGTGGGGTCAGGACGCAGAACTCGTTGCCCTCGGGGTCCGCGAGGACCGTCCAGGGGACGTCGCCCTGGCCAAGGTCGAGGTCGGTGGCGCCGAGGGCGCGCAGCCGGTCCGCCTCCGCCGCCCGGTCGTCGCCGGGGTAGGGGCGGATGTCGAGGTGGACCCGGTTCAGGCCGGTCTTCACGTCGGGAGTGCTGATGAACTCGAGGTAGGGGCCGGCGGCCCTGGCGGAGCGGAGCCTCGCGTGGCCGTCGGTGACCTCGTGCACGGTCCAGTCCGTCGCCTCGCCCCAGAAGCGGGCCATGGCGTGCGGGTCCGCGCAGTCGACGACGACCGCGGCCACCGGGCCGGTGTCCCGGTAGATCTCCCGAGGCTCCAGTACGCAGAACTCGTTGCCCTCCGGGTCCGCGAGGACCGTCCAGGGGACGTCGCCCTGGCCCACGTCGGCGGGTGTGGCGCCGAGGTCCCTCAGGCGCGCGACCAGTTCCGCCTGGTGGGCCGTGCTGGTGGTGGCGAGGTCGAGGTGGACGCGGTTCTTCACCGTCTTGGGGACCGGGACGGTGAGGACGTCGATGCGGACGGCCTCGGGGGAGGGGTAGGTGACGCCCTCGGGCTGGACGTCGGTCTCGTCGGGCGTGTCCCCGGTGACCGTCCAGCCGAGCGCGTCCGCCCAGAACCGGCCGAGCGCGGACTTGTCCGTGGCCTTCATCGAGATCTGCACCAGACGCGTCGTCATGCGGCAGATCGTATGCCCGCGCCGCTCGCGGCAGACGACCATTTTTCTCGCGGCAGGGGCTTGTCGGTGAGCAGATTACCGATATATCGTTGACGTGTCGCGTAAAGAACGCGATGGGATGTGATGGATCGACGACAGGACGGAGTGATCGTGATGCACGGTCATGGATTCAGGCGGGGACCCTGGGCCGCCGGTCCCGGTGGGCACGGTCGGGGCGGGTTCGAGGGGGAGCGGGGCG is from Streptomyces seoulensis and encodes:
- a CDS encoding DinB family protein: MTPPGPKADLLRYLRSAREALLWKLDGLSEYDARRPLTPTGTNLLGLVKHAAGIELGYLGDTFGRPSGEELPWLSEAAETNADMWATPEESRADIVGLYRRAWAHADATVEALPLDTVGRVPWWPSGRDEVTLHHAVVRVLADTQRHAGHADVVRELMDGATGMDRGDTSMPSDDPAWWEEHRARVERAAREAGQRA
- a CDS encoding VOC family protein, with the translated sequence MTTRLVQISMKATDKSALGRFWADALGWTVTGDTPDETDVQPEGVTYPSPEAVRIDVLTVPVPKTVKNRVHLDLATTSTAHQAELVARLRDLGATPADVGQGDVPWTVLADPEGNEFCVLEPREIYRDTGPVAAVVVDCADPHAMARFWGEATDWTVHEVTDGHARLRSARAAGPYLEFISTPDVKTGLNRVHLDIRPYPGDDRAAEADRLRALGATDLDLGQGDVPWTVLADPEGNEFCVLTPL